A genomic window from Deltaproteobacteria bacterium includes:
- a CDS encoding type II toxin-antitoxin system Phd/YefM family antitoxin: MIMANISQAKAQLSALIEKVLSGQEVIIGKAGKPVAKLVPYEHSGKPRKPGALRGKIKIADDFDELPKDIAEAFGMQDK, encoded by the coding sequence ATGATTATGGCCAATATTTCCCAGGCAAAGGCTCAATTATCAGCTCTTATTGAGAAAGTCCTGTCCGGCCAAGAGGTGATCATCGGAAAGGCGGGTAAGCCTGTCGCAAAACTGGTACCTTATGAACACAGCGGAAAGCCGCGCAAGCCTGGAGCGTTACGCGGCAAAATTAAAATTGCCGACGACTTTGATGAATTGCCCAAAGACATCGCAGAGGCATTCGGGATGCAGGACAAATGA
- a CDS encoding ABC transporter permease, with protein sequence MKFSETIKPGWGIAPVVVFIGLWELTSRLDLLPLVPPFTAVMEEFYRLSVSGVLTAHFLRSLIRVLAGFCGGSVAGLITGVFLGWKDIFNKTFSPIISLLYPIPALGWLPLFMLWIGISEALPIAIIFTCSFFPVCYNTATGIRGVNRDLVQVARTLGASESRILTTIVIPLALPAIFTGLRLEAGMAWRVIIAAEMVAIPTGIGALLMRAESLIRVDIIIVCLIVLSLMCLSFEKFFLFLEHRLTRRWT encoded by the coding sequence ATGAAATTTTCAGAAACGATCAAGCCGGGCTGGGGAATTGCGCCCGTGGTGGTATTCATCGGACTCTGGGAACTGACCTCCAGACTTGACCTGCTACCCCTTGTCCCACCCTTCACCGCCGTTATGGAGGAATTCTACCGGCTGAGCGTCAGCGGTGTGCTGACGGCCCACTTTTTGAGGAGTCTGATAAGAGTGCTCGCCGGATTCTGCGGCGGGTCCGTGGCCGGCCTGATCACAGGGGTTTTCCTGGGCTGGAAAGATATCTTCAACAAGACGTTCAGCCCGATCATCAGCCTCCTCTATCCCATTCCGGCCCTCGGGTGGTTGCCCCTTTTCATGCTCTGGATCGGGATAAGCGAGGCCCTGCCCATAGCCATCATATTCACCTGCTCCTTTTTTCCGGTATGCTATAACACCGCCACCGGGATCAGGGGCGTGAACAGGGATTTGGTCCAGGTGGCAAGGACCCTGGGGGCATCCGAATCCAGGATCTTGACCACCATCGTCATTCCCCTTGCCTTGCCAGCTATTTTTACCGGCCTGAGGCTTGAGGCCGGCATGGCATGGAGGGTGATCATAGCGGCCGAGATGGTTGCCATTCCAACGGGGATCGGGGCACTGCTTATGAGGGCCGAAAGTCTGATCCGGGTGGACATCATTATCGTGTGCCTCATCGTTCTGTCCTTGATGTGCCTGTCCTTCGAAAAATTTTTCCTCTTTCTGGAGCACCGGTTGACTCGCCGGTGGACGTAA
- a CDS encoding type II toxin-antitoxin system VapC family toxin: protein MNLLLDTHVLLWWLDDNPLLSSKAKKAISDWNNIVFVSAVVIWEIRIKQALGKLIIPSNFRKVLSRQPFEMLDITVDHADAIKDLPFHHRDPFDRLLIAQAKVERLTLVTHDLHLKKYKVPILKA, encoded by the coding sequence ATGAATCTGTTGCTTGATACCCATGTGCTTTTATGGTGGCTCGACGACAACCCTCTGCTTTCCAGCAAGGCGAAAAAGGCTATTTCCGATTGGAATAATATCGTATTTGTCAGCGCAGTGGTTATATGGGAAATCCGAATTAAACAAGCGTTGGGCAAGCTTATAATTCCATCCAACTTTCGAAAAGTATTGTCCCGCCAGCCCTTTGAAATGCTGGACATTACTGTAGACCATGCTGATGCGATCAAAGACCTGCCATTCCATCATCGTGATCCTTTCGACAGGTTGCTCATAGCGCAGGCAAAGGTGGAAAGACTCACTCTTGTGACACACGACTTGCATTTAAAGAAATATAAAGTGCCAATTCTCAAAGCATGA
- a CDS encoding winged helix-turn-helix transcriptional regulator, whose product MENSKNDMCDINFVNEEKVASVRKKMKPDETMQRIAETFKVLGDPTRIKIIFALSQEELCVCDIANLLGATRTAISHQLRVLRNLRLVKYRKEGKMAFYSLDDEHIENLFAEGMRHVEEE is encoded by the coding sequence ATGGAAAACTCAAAAAACGACATGTGCGATATCAACTTCGTAAACGAGGAAAAGGTCGCTTCCGTCAGGAAAAAAATGAAACCCGACGAGACAATGCAGCGTATTGCAGAAACATTCAAGGTTCTCGGTGATCCCACAAGGATAAAAATAATCTTCGCCTTGTCACAGGAGGAACTCTGTGTGTGTGATATCGCCAATCTTCTGGGGGCAACGAGGACTGCGATATCCCATCAATTGAGGGTACTTAGAAACCTGAGGCTCGTAAAATACAGGAAGGAAGGTAAAATGGCCTTCTACTCCCTTGATGACGAACACATCGAAAACCTCTTTGCCGAAGGAATGAGACATGTCGAAGAAGAGTGA
- a CDS encoding molybdopterin-binding protein: MADQYKSSATVISLEEAVGKVLAHDITEIRPGRFKGAAFKKGHILRVEDLEHLRRLGKEHLYVLHIGPGELHEDDAAVRLARALAGKGIVYTERPSEGKIALKAAHRGLLKVNVETLTEFNLVPSVTCASRHNNTVVEKGETIAATRVIPLVIDRSKVDRAVEVAGGAGGVFSVKPFATPETGLIITGNEVFTGRIDDQFAPILQKKLGDYHCPVKEIRILPDNRVKIKKAILEFLEKGLGLILVAGGMSVDPDDLTRLAIADAGAEDVVYGTPILPGAMFLYAHFGEVPVMGLPACVLYYGATVFDIMLPRVLAGEPITRHDLAAMAHGGLCLNCRQCRFPVCPFGK; the protein is encoded by the coding sequence ATGGCCGATCAGTACAAGTCCTCTGCAACTGTTATCTCCCTTGAGGAGGCGGTGGGGAAGGTCCTTGCCCATGACATAACAGAAATCCGTCCCGGCCGGTTCAAGGGGGCCGCCTTCAAGAAAGGGCACATCCTCAGGGTGGAAGACCTGGAGCACCTCAGGCGGCTCGGAAAGGAACATCTGTATGTATTGCACATTGGCCCCGGGGAACTCCACGAAGACGACGCTGCCGTCCGGCTTGCAAGGGCCCTTGCGGGCAAGGGGATCGTGTATACTGAGCGGCCGAGCGAGGGAAAGATCGCTCTTAAGGCGGCCCACAGGGGGCTCCTGAAGGTAAACGTGGAGACCCTCACGGAATTCAACCTGGTGCCCAGTGTCACCTGTGCCAGCAGGCATAATAACACCGTGGTGGAGAAGGGTGAAACCATTGCAGCCACCCGGGTGATTCCCCTGGTCATCGACCGCAGTAAGGTGGACCGAGCCGTCGAGGTTGCCGGCGGGGCGGGAGGCGTTTTCTCCGTAAAGCCGTTTGCCACGCCCGAGACCGGGTTGATCATAACGGGAAATGAGGTGTTCACCGGACGGATCGATGATCAATTCGCCCCCATCCTGCAAAAAAAGCTGGGGGACTACCATTGTCCGGTAAAGGAGATCCGGATCCTTCCGGACAACCGGGTAAAAATCAAGAAGGCCATCCTTGAATTCCTGGAAAAGGGACTGGGTCTTATCCTGGTTGCAGGAGGGATGAGCGTGGACCCGGACGACTTAACCCGCCTCGCCATCGCGGACGCAGGGGCTGAAGACGTGGTCTACGGGACACCGATCCTGCCTGGTGCCATGTTCCTTTATGCCCACTTCGGCGAAGTACCGGTGATGGGTCTTCCCGCTTGTGTATTGTATTACGGGGCTACGGTTTTCGATATCATGCTGCCGAGGGTCCTTGCGGGGGAACCAATCACCAGGCACGATTTGGCGGCCATGGCCCACGGGGGCCTCTGCCTCAATTGCAGGCAATGCCGATTTCCCGTTTGCCCCTTCGGGAAGTAA
- a CDS encoding CoA-binding protein, with protein MDFRPLFQPKTMAVVGVSLQNYQHPANVIFNKNHLRYPVKVFAVNPRGGLLQGETVFRKISDIPEKVDLAVIAVRAEHVPEVLSECIESGTGAAAVISGGFAEIGRNDLQETLVSMAREADFPFIGPNCLGIYVPAIVDSFFLPIERMVRPEQGNVAVISQSGGILVDHMVKFREEGIGLSLGVSIGNKALIREIDLLEYLDADPRTGVIAFYIEGFGRGEGRDFVLTASRCSKPVIVIKSGKTPGGVRAVSSHTASLAGDYEVFSQVLAQMGVVEAKDELELISFCESLSCYQRPIEGKIGIITGSGGHGALAVDVCSAHGLLVPGLKAQEQAKIRQDLSKSVRDIASLGNPLDLTGSAVDEDFVAAAAHLSKIPEIDCVLLLLLPYLPGISSDLGARLSNIYQKEGKVLIAYVPHVEKYRMLIEGFELNGVPVAHSIEAAVLMAEALRRCQPC; from the coding sequence ATGGATTTCAGGCCCCTGTTTCAACCTAAGACAATGGCGGTTGTGGGTGTGTCACTGCAGAACTACCAGCACCCTGCCAATGTTATTTTCAACAAGAACCACCTGCGGTATCCGGTAAAGGTTTTCGCAGTAAATCCAAGAGGCGGCTTGCTGCAGGGTGAAACGGTTTTCAGGAAAATTTCTGACATCCCTGAAAAAGTGGATTTGGCCGTGATTGCCGTGCGGGCGGAACATGTACCAGAGGTCCTCTCGGAATGCATTGAGAGCGGAACAGGAGCGGCGGCTGTCATATCCGGCGGCTTTGCTGAAATCGGCCGCAATGATTTACAGGAAACCCTCGTTTCCATGGCAAGGGAGGCCGATTTCCCCTTTATCGGCCCGAACTGCCTGGGAATTTATGTCCCTGCCATTGTCGACTCCTTTTTTCTTCCCATTGAGCGTATGGTCAGGCCCGAGCAGGGAAACGTGGCAGTTATCAGCCAGAGCGGCGGCATCCTGGTCGATCATATGGTCAAATTCAGGGAGGAGGGAATCGGGCTCTCCCTTGGCGTCAGTATCGGAAACAAGGCCCTGATCAGGGAAATAGACCTCCTGGAATACCTGGACGCGGATCCCCGAACAGGGGTTATCGCGTTTTATATTGAGGGCTTCGGCCGAGGCGAAGGCCGCGATTTCGTCCTTACTGCGTCCAGGTGTTCAAAACCGGTTATTGTAATCAAATCCGGCAAGACCCCTGGGGGAGTTCGTGCGGTTTCGAGCCATACAGCGTCCCTTGCCGGTGACTACGAGGTGTTTTCCCAGGTGCTGGCCCAGATGGGCGTGGTCGAGGCAAAGGATGAACTTGAGCTGATCTCCTTTTGTGAGTCTCTCAGCTGTTATCAAAGGCCTATTGAAGGTAAAATCGGTATCATCACCGGCAGTGGTGGACACGGTGCCTTGGCGGTGGATGTCTGCTCGGCCCACGGCCTCCTCGTCCCCGGCCTCAAGGCCCAGGAGCAGGCGAAAATCCGGCAGGACCTGTCCAAGAGCGTCAGGGATATCGCATCCCTGGGCAATCCTCTTGACCTGACGGGCAGTGCCGTGGATGAAGATTTTGTTGCCGCCGCCGCCCATCTCAGCAAAATCCCCGAAATAGACTGTGTCCTGTTGCTTCTTCTTCCATACCTTCCTGGAATCTCTTCCGACCTTGGGGCCAGGCTAAGTAACATCTACCAAAAGGAAGGCAAGGTCTTGATCGCCTATGTGCCGCATGTGGAAAAATACCGAATGCTCATAGAGGGGTTCGAGCTGAACGGAGTGCCGGTCGCCCATTCCATTGAGGCTGCGGTGCTCATGGCCGAGGCATTGAGGAGGTGTCAACCATGCTGA
- a CDS encoding PadR family transcriptional regulator codes for MKTRPAVEYVLLGSLVQGPRHGYEIIRFLESDLGTTWRVGTSQLYSVLKRLEHKGLVRSTVETQETRPSRRVFSLTGEGKKVFESWLHTPTRHVRDMRVEFLAKLFFIRKCSREKGNELLDAQIRVLESIRDKLLRSRERETDPFSRLVWGFRLETIRAWMTWLEQEAVDFLKTSQRVERGEKDERDLR; via the coding sequence ATGAAAACCAGGCCCGCAGTCGAATATGTCCTCCTCGGGAGCCTGGTGCAAGGCCCGAGGCACGGGTACGAAATCATACGGTTCCTGGAAAGCGACCTGGGTACCACTTGGCGTGTTGGAACAAGTCAACTCTATAGCGTTCTCAAGCGCCTTGAACATAAAGGGTTGGTAAGGTCGACTGTCGAGACTCAGGAGACCAGGCCTTCCAGGCGGGTGTTTTCCCTGACGGGCGAAGGGAAGAAGGTGTTTGAATCCTGGCTCCATACACCAACGCGCCACGTGCGTGACATGCGGGTTGAATTCCTGGCCAAGCTCTTTTTTATCAGGAAGTGCTCCCGGGAGAAGGGAAACGAACTGCTCGACGCTCAGATCCGGGTCCTGGAAAGCATCAGGGACAAGTTGCTCAGGTCCAGGGAAAGGGAGACAGACCCTTTTTCGAGACTGGTATGGGGTTTCCGGCTCGAAACCATACGTGCCTGGATGACCTGGCTCGAGCAGGAAGCCGTTGACTTCTTGAAAACATCCCAAAGGGTGGAAAGAGGGGAAAAGGATGAGCGAGATCTACGATGA
- a CDS encoding DsrE family protein, giving the protein MNVLFIITTDDPETVYNAMRMANIGVKKGDEVSVFMLGKGVLFEQLDNSEFPVAAEIEQFEGDFYVUGVCMKSHGLVGSSTCPIGWMDDLYELAMEADKVLTF; this is encoded by the coding sequence GTGAATGTTCTTTTTATTATCACCACGGATGACCCTGAGACTGTTTACAATGCCATGCGCATGGCAAACATAGGAGTGAAAAAGGGAGACGAGGTGAGCGTATTCATGCTGGGGAAGGGTGTTCTTTTTGAACAGCTCGACAACAGCGAGTTTCCGGTGGCGGCCGAGATAGAGCAGTTCGAGGGCGACTTTTATGTCTGAGGCGTATGCATGAAATCCCACGGTCTGGTGGGGTCCAGCACTTGCCCGATCGGATGGATGGACGATCTATACGAACTGGCGATGGAAGCGGACAAGGTATTGACGTTTTGA
- a CDS encoding ABC transporter ATP-binding protein, whose translation MPAIELKDIRNYACHGVNLRIEPGEFLVLLGPNGAGKSTLLNIIAGLREYEGSVKVSGRSVDHLPPQKRKVGYLFQDLALFPHLDAASNIAYGLKAAGWPEKSIASRVEELLDMMRVRHLADCHPGRLSGGEKQRVALARALAPDPEILLLDEPMSSMDLQTAKHLRLELKRIQRTMGIPTLYVTHELREAEELADRIAVLIEGRIEQIGRPHEVFFSPANEKVLRFIGAPNILECSGGKTIGTGLKEVVCSGMPLVIPDEGGRIRRIALFPGDIYVSPHLPPGPNVNRFKGVLSEIRILPEIVRLRVIVGETPLWAEIPHQTFEALGLRKGQDVFLIIKLRRIKADYE comes from the coding sequence ATGCCGGCAATAGAGCTCAAGGACATCCGCAACTATGCCTGCCACGGGGTAAACCTACGGATCGAGCCGGGTGAATTCCTGGTGCTGCTGGGCCCGAACGGCGCGGGGAAGAGTACGCTTCTCAATATCATCGCAGGGTTGAGGGAGTATGAGGGATCCGTTAAGGTGAGCGGGAGATCCGTGGATCATCTCCCACCCCAGAAAAGAAAGGTAGGATATCTGTTTCAGGACCTTGCCTTGTTCCCTCATCTCGATGCCGCCTCGAACATAGCCTATGGCTTGAAGGCTGCGGGTTGGCCGGAAAAAAGCATTGCATCCCGCGTGGAAGAACTCCTCGACATGATGAGGGTAAGACACCTGGCCGATTGCCATCCCGGGCGCCTCAGCGGCGGGGAAAAGCAAAGGGTGGCCCTGGCCCGGGCACTGGCCCCCGACCCGGAAATCCTCCTCCTTGATGAGCCCATGAGCAGCATGGATCTTCAGACCGCAAAGCACCTCAGGCTGGAGTTGAAGCGAATCCAGCGGACCATGGGGATCCCCACCCTCTATGTTACCCATGAACTCCGGGAGGCAGAAGAACTGGCCGACAGGATAGCGGTGCTGATCGAAGGCAGGATCGAGCAGATCGGCAGACCCCACGAAGTGTTTTTCTCACCTGCGAATGAGAAGGTGCTACGTTTCATCGGGGCGCCCAATATCCTGGAGTGCAGCGGCGGAAAGACAATCGGGACCGGTTTGAAGGAAGTGGTGTGCTCCGGAATGCCCCTTGTGATCCCTGATGAGGGGGGCCGGATCAGGCGAATCGCCCTATTCCCAGGAGACATCTATGTCTCGCCCCACCTTCCCCCGGGCCCGAACGTGAATCGATTCAAGGGCGTTTTATCGGAAATCCGGATCCTGCCGGAGATCGTCAGGCTCCGGGTAATCGTCGGGGAGACCCCGCTCTGGGCTGAGATACCCCATCAGACCTTTGAGGCATTGGGGCTCCGGAAAGGGCAGGATGTCTTCTTAATCATTAAATTGAGGCGAATAAAGGCGGATTATGAATGA
- a CDS encoding ABC transporter substrate-binding protein, protein MLVGFCCLPSAPARGAGSGRGIGIAVEFNDHPLCAYVARDRGWFEKAGLRLRSYESYVTGMALAAALARGDIQAAYVCLVPAINVYANAEVPIKIICGTHRYGYGLVVNPEKIKKVRDLMNPGIRIGCVREGGSVDLVLHKVMEGYGLDKESILKKVQRMNPPAQLLAIKTGRLDAAFLPEQWATMAEDSGFKMLLTARDVWPGMQGSVLVVKEDFIEKHPDLVKALLKVTLYATDWAGKHPGEAAKILARQLSIAGDKIFPAKLARITSKFEITPETLLCSMGRLEYTNAIDPGTVQEVIRFMTKMGYLRHEFRARDILRLSPHP, encoded by the coding sequence ATGCTTGTTGGATTTTGCTGTCTCCCGAGTGCTCCCGCCCGGGGAGCCGGAAGCGGCCGGGGCATAGGTATTGCGGTGGAGTTCAATGATCATCCCCTTTGCGCCTACGTGGCGCGGGATAGGGGGTGGTTTGAGAAAGCGGGGTTAAGGTTGCGTTCCTACGAAAGCTACGTAACAGGCATGGCCCTTGCCGCCGCTCTCGCCCGGGGAGACATCCAGGCGGCCTATGTCTGCCTGGTGCCCGCAATAAATGTTTACGCAAACGCGGAAGTGCCCATAAAGATCATCTGCGGGACCCATAGATACGGGTACGGCCTCGTGGTGAACCCTGAAAAGATAAAAAAGGTAAGGGATCTCATGAATCCCGGGATCCGGATCGGGTGTGTCAGGGAAGGGGGGAGTGTAGACCTCGTTCTTCATAAGGTCATGGAAGGCTATGGGCTTGACAAGGAAAGCATTTTAAAAAAGGTGCAGCGGATGAATCCTCCAGCCCAACTGCTCGCGATAAAGACAGGCAGGCTGGATGCTGCCTTTCTGCCCGAGCAATGGGCGACCATGGCCGAGGATTCCGGGTTCAAGATGCTCCTCACGGCCAGGGATGTCTGGCCCGGGATGCAGGGGAGTGTGCTCGTGGTCAAGGAAGATTTCATCGAAAAGCACCCCGACCTGGTGAAGGCGCTCCTGAAGGTGACGCTGTACGCGACGGATTGGGCGGGTAAGCACCCTGGAGAAGCGGCGAAAATCCTGGCGCGGCAATTGTCGATCGCGGGTGATAAAATCTTCCCTGCCAAACTGGCGCGGATCACATCGAAGTTTGAGATCACTCCGGAGACCCTTTTATGCTCCATGGGGCGTCTGGAATATACCAATGCGATCGATCCGGGGACGGTCCAGGAAGTGATTCGTTTCATGACAAAAATGGGATACCTGAGGCACGAGTTCCGTGCCCGGGATATCCTTCGACTTTCCCCTCATCCATGA
- a CDS encoding acetate--CoA ligase family protein, with protein sequence MLKKEIIEVVHASMDKGWILEPEAKNILRSYGIGVPRLKWTSSPEEAVQFAREHGFPVVAKVVSQRVVHKSDVGGVITGIKDEESLNDAFRRFSRMEGFAGVLVEETVSGMELMAGAKVDYQFGPVILFGMGGTGVEIYKDTVLRMAPLRESDILSMVRKLKAHELLEGYRGSEPINMEALTSTLLAFSDLVMDIREYMDSIDLNPIFCSPESCIVADARIILSKERGEGSAKTGSCRK encoded by the coding sequence ATGCTGAAAAAGGAAATAATAGAAGTAGTGCATGCTTCAATGGACAAGGGCTGGATACTTGAGCCCGAAGCCAAAAATATTTTGCGGTCCTATGGAATTGGCGTGCCACGGTTGAAATGGACCTCCAGTCCGGAAGAGGCCGTCCAGTTCGCCAGGGAGCATGGCTTCCCGGTGGTGGCCAAAGTGGTTTCGCAAAGGGTGGTTCATAAGTCAGATGTAGGAGGAGTAATCACAGGTATTAAAGACGAAGAATCACTGAATGATGCCTTCCGGAGATTCAGCCGGATGGAAGGGTTCGCAGGCGTTTTGGTGGAAGAAACGGTCTCCGGCATGGAGTTGATGGCCGGGGCCAAGGTGGACTACCAGTTCGGTCCGGTGATTCTCTTCGGGATGGGGGGTACAGGGGTTGAAATCTACAAGGATACGGTGCTGCGAATGGCCCCTCTTAGGGAAAGTGATATTTTGTCCATGGTCAGGAAACTGAAAGCACATGAACTCCTGGAAGGTTACAGGGGCTCGGAGCCTATTAACATGGAAGCATTAACGAGTACACTCCTGGCATTCTCGGATTTGGTAATGGATATCCGTGAATACATGGATTCAATCGACCTGAACCCCATCTTCTGCTCTCCTGAATCATGTATCGTGGCGGATGCAAGGATAATTCTGAGTAAAGAACGGGGGGAAGGATCGGCCAAAACCGGAAGCTGCAGGAAGTAA